One Apostichopus japonicus isolate 1M-3 chromosome 7, ASM3797524v1, whole genome shotgun sequence genomic region harbors:
- the LOC139969633 gene encoding small ribosomal subunit protein uS15, with protein MGRMHAPGKGLSQSALPYRRSVPNWLKLSAEDVKEQIYKLSKKGLTPSQIGVILRDSHGVAQVRFVTGNKILRILKSKGLAPTLPEDLYCLIKKAVSVRKHLERNRKDKDAKFRLILVESRIHRLARYYKTRRVLAPNWKYESSTASALVA; from the exons ATGGGTCGTATGCACGCTCCCGG AAAGGGTTTGTCCCAGTCAGCGTTACCTTACAGACGAAGTGTTCCAAACTGGCTGAAGCTGTCAGCAGAGGATGTCAAAGAGCAGATATATAAACTCTCCAAGAAAGGGCTCACCCCCTCACAGATCGGTGTAATTCTTCGTGACTCCCACGGTGTTGCTCAGGTTCGGTTCGTCACCGGAAACAAGATTCTGAGGATCCTTAAGTCAAAGGGTCTAGCGCCCACTCTACCTGAGGACCTCTACTGCTTGATCAAGAAGGCTGTGTCAGTAAGGAAGCATCTGGAAAGGAATCGCAAG GACAAAGATGCCAAGTTCCGCCTCATTCTCGTCGAGAGCCGTATCCATCGCCTCGCACGGTACTACAAAACCAGGAGGGTGTTGGCCCCAAACTGGAAATA TGAGTCTTCAACAGCATCTGCCCTGGTAGCTTAA